Proteins encoded in a region of the Triplophysa dalaica isolate WHDGS20190420 chromosome 10, ASM1584641v1, whole genome shotgun sequence genome:
- the LOC130430490 gene encoding beta-1,3-galactosyltransferase 1-like, translated as MSYKRFVVSLMVLGTGVLIYLTHTHLLTNWLNLEEVNQNKDAVQNKTSVDLREEPNKNPAEEKLEPFQKEPGMYHVAYPRNYKFIIDQQHICEQKKPFMVVIVPVPPNNMEVRNAIRKTWGGETFFGDKVVLVLFLLGSRSGTDEETLQDQLQKENQQYRDLLQSNFHDTYRNLTIKTMIMMEWLFTKCPQASYAIKVDADVLLNIKNLIGMLVNLKTLQRNYMTGLVWYQSSVIRDPSNKFYLPHDVFAKDTYPPYPLGMCYIFSTDLPEKFLQESKELEPIYIEDAYLGLCLERLGIVPTKPPNIDQFVVKPPQQYNRCYFSGLIAVMTESTDQLVTYWTDMNTSSAPC; from the coding sequence ATGTCCTATAAAAGGTTTGTCGTCAGTCTCATGGTCTTAGGAACCGGTGTGCTGATCTATTTAACACACACCCATCTACTAACAAATTGGTTGAACCTCGAGGAAGTGAACCAAAATAAGGATGctgttcaaaacaaaacaagtgtaGACCTTAGGGAAGAACCAAACAAAAACCCTGCTGAGGAGAAACTAGAACCTTTTCAGAAGGAACCAGGAATGTACCATGTTGCTTACCCCCGAAATTACAAATTCATCATCGACCAGCAACATATATGTGAACAGAAAAAACCTTTCATGGTGGTTATTGTCCCAGTTCCCCCTAATAACATGGAGGTTCGCAATGCCATCAGAAAAACATGGGGTGGAGAAACGTTTTTCGGCGACAAGGTGGTCCTGGTTCTGTTTCTCCTGGGCTCACGGAGTGGAACAGATGAAGAGACTTTGCAGGATCAACTCCAGAAAGAAAACCAGCAGTACCGAGACCTACTGCAGAGTAACTTCCACGATACCTATAGGAATTTAACCATTAAAACTATGATAATGATGGAATGGCTGTTTACAAAGTGTCCTCAGGCATCTTACGCCATAAAGGTGGACGCAGACGTCCTCCTCAACATAAAAAACCTCATAGGCATGCTTGTGAATCTGAAAACACTGCAACGGAACTACATGACAGGTCTAGTGTGGTATCAAAGCTCTGTTATAAGAGACCCGTCCAACAAATTTTATCTCCCTCATGACGTATTTGCAAAAGACACATATCCTCCGTATCCTTTAGGGATGTGTTACATATTTTCTACGGATCTACCGGAGAAATTTCTACAAGAATCAAAGGAACTTGAACCTATTTATATAGAAGATGCATATCTTGGTTTGTGCCTGGAGCGTTTGGGTATCGTCCCAAccaaaccaccaaatattgaccaGTTTGTGGTCAAACCCCCGCAGCAGTACAATCGCTGTTACTTTTCTGGACTTATAGCGGTGATGACAGAGAGCACAGATCAGCTGGTGACATATTGGACAGATATGAACACTTCTAGCGCACCCTGCTGA